A genomic window from Pseudocitrobacter corydidari includes:
- the caiF gene encoding carnitine metabolism transcriptional regulator CaiF → MSEQCVGKPLYLLIAEWIMAEDRWVTAREISIHFDIEHSKAINTLSYILSEVGEISCEVKMIPNKLEGRGCQCQRLVKVVAIDSQLYERVNHHVREKMAGVRKTPHIPAVPPAGLNREQKWQMMLSKSMRR, encoded by the coding sequence ATGAGTGAACAATGTGTTGGTAAGCCACTCTACTTGTTAATTGCCGAATGGATCATGGCAGAAGATCGTTGGGTAACCGCAAGAGAGATCTCCATTCATTTCGATATTGAACACAGCAAAGCGATTAATACACTTTCCTATATTCTCTCTGAGGTGGGAGAAATTAGCTGTGAAGTCAAAATGATCCCCAATAAGCTGGAAGGGCGAGGGTGTCAGTGTCAGCGGTTGGTAAAAGTGGTGGCCATTGATTCTCAGCTGTATGAGCGAGTCAATCATCATGTACGGGAAAAAATGGCTGGTGTGAGGAAAACGCCGCACATACCTGCGGTACCGCCAGCCGGGCTTAATCGTGAGCAAAAATGGCAAATGATGTTGTCTAAGAGTATGCGTCGATAA